The Desulfobacterales bacterium genome includes a window with the following:
- a CDS encoding sigma-54 dependent transcriptional regulator encodes MNTILIVDDEPNYLIVLSELLREEGFEVFTAKSGIEGLRVVKENDIDLVLTDMRMPGMDGLELLAEVKEYNRDLPVIMITAFGEVEKAVVAMRAGAFNYLTKPFNNDDLVMNIRKAVEHYSLLKENRRLRDEVRDRYGFASIIGKNKRMRQIYQLIEKVAPTPASVLITGESGTGKELVARAIHFNSTREKAPFISVNCAALPETLLESELFGHEKGAFTGAASLRKGRFELADTGTLFLDEIGDIPLTLQATLLRVLQERTFERVGGTRPIKVDVRVVTATNKDIKDEVDKGRFRDDLYYRLNVVQIHLPPLRERRDDIPLLAGHFVGKFAKSLGRPSLEISTEALRLLTTLPWEGNVRELENTIERAAILCSGDRIEPEDVQPDIDGSGRGKKGGVWASEVDFEQLVPADVTLPEALSSIEEKMLRRALTDADSVQARAAERLGITKSLLQYKMKKYGLSGRQKPEAGSQKTEDRRQ; translated from the coding sequence ATGAATACCATTCTTATTGTTGATGACGAGCCCAATTACCTGATCGTCCTGTCCGAACTCCTGCGGGAGGAAGGATTCGAGGTGTTCACCGCCAAAAGCGGTATCGAGGGGCTGCGGGTGGTCAAGGAAAACGATATCGACCTGGTGCTTACCGATATGCGGATGCCCGGCATGGACGGCCTGGAACTGCTTGCCGAGGTCAAGGAGTATAACCGTGATCTGCCGGTGATCATGATCACCGCCTTCGGTGAGGTGGAAAAGGCGGTGGTGGCCATGCGGGCCGGGGCCTTCAACTATCTGACCAAGCCCTTTAACAACGACGACCTGGTGATGAATATCCGCAAGGCGGTGGAGCATTATTCCCTGCTCAAGGAAAACCGGCGGCTGCGGGACGAGGTCCGGGACCGGTACGGGTTCGCCAGTATCATCGGCAAGAACAAGCGGATGCGGCAGATATATCAGCTCATCGAAAAGGTGGCGCCCACCCCGGCCTCGGTGCTGATCACCGGCGAATCCGGGACCGGCAAGGAGCTGGTGGCCCGGGCGATCCATTTTAACAGCACCCGGGAAAAGGCCCCCTTTATCTCGGTGAACTGCGCGGCCCTGCCCGAAACCCTGCTGGAGAGCGAGCTGTTCGGCCATGAGAAGGGGGCCTTTACCGGGGCCGCCTCGTTGCGCAAGGGGCGGTTCGAACTGGCTGACACCGGTACCCTTTTTCTGGATGAGATCGGCGATATCCCCTTGACCCTCCAGGCCACATTGCTGCGGGTCCTGCAGGAACGGACCTTTGAGCGGGTAGGGGGGACCAGGCCGATCAAGGTGGACGTGCGGGTGGTGACCGCCACCAACAAGGATATCAAGGACGAGGTGGACAAGGGGAGGTTCCGCGACGACCTCTATTACCGGCTGAACGTGGTTCAGATCCACCTGCCGCCGCTTCGGGAGCGGCGTGACGATATTCCTCTGCTGGCCGGTCATTTTGTCGGCAAGTTTGCCAAGAGCCTGGGCCGGCCCTCCCTGGAGATCTCCACTGAAGCCCTGCGGCTTCTCACCACCTTGCCATGGGAGGGCAATGTGCGCGAACTGGAGAATACCATTGAGCGGGCCGCTATTCTCTGCTCCGGCGACCGGATCGAGCCGGAGGATGTCCAGCCGGATATCGATGGTTCCGGCCGGGGCAAAAAAGGGGGGGTATGGGCTTCCGAGGTTGATTTCGAGCAGTTGGTTCCGGCGGACGTCACCCTGCCCGAGGCGTTGAGCAGTATTGAAGAGAAAATGCTGCGCCGGGCCCTGACCGATGCCGATTCGGTGCAGGCCCGGGCCGCGGAGAGACTGGGAATCACCAAAAGCCTGCTCCAGTACAAGATGAAGAAGTATGGACTATCCGGAAGACAGAAGCCGGAGGCCGGAAGTCAGAAGACAGAGGACAGAAGACAGTAA
- a CDS encoding NAD(+)/NADH kinase, translating into MKIKKAGIIIKRGSPEPRRIGKELAEWFGQRGIATVADEVTPDMDILVILGGDGTLLHIAAQAGRFNIPVVGINLGGLGFLTEVAVDEYQQVLDSILAGSVRIELRTMLKARLRKKGLPAGDFHYALNEVAISKDNIEQIVELSTWADRDFITAYKADGLIFSTPTGSTAYNLSAGGPIVHPDLPCLLVTPICPFMLESRPVLLPATVTLTTRLSGPVTNVKIIVDGRFAGQMEEEDILEVTTAENPLRLISSPNKSYFEILRNKLNWGGG; encoded by the coding sequence ATGAAAATCAAAAAAGCGGGAATCATCATCAAAAGGGGCTCGCCGGAGCCGCGGCGCATCGGCAAGGAACTGGCGGAGTGGTTCGGCCAACGGGGAATCGCAACCGTGGCCGATGAGGTTACCCCGGACATGGACATCCTGGTCATCCTGGGCGGCGACGGGACCCTGCTCCACATCGCTGCCCAGGCCGGCCGGTTCAACATCCCGGTGGTGGGGATAAACCTGGGCGGCCTGGGGTTTCTCACCGAGGTGGCGGTGGACGAATACCAGCAGGTGCTTGACTCAATCCTGGCCGGGTCGGTCCGGATCGAACTGCGGACCATGCTCAAGGCCCGGCTCCGGAAAAAGGGGCTGCCGGCCGGCGACTTCCACTATGCCCTCAACGAGGTGGCGATCAGCAAGGACAACATCGAACAGATCGTTGAACTGAGTACCTGGGCGGACCGGGATTTTATTACCGCCTACAAGGCGGACGGACTCATCTTTTCCACCCCCACCGGCTCCACTGCCTACAACCTGTCGGCCGGCGGGCCGATTGTCCACCCGGACCTGCCCTGTCTGCTGGTCACCCCGATCTGTCCCTTCATGCTGGAGAGCCGGCCGGTGCTCCTGCCGGCCACGGTTACCCTGACCACCAGGCTGTCCGGCCCGGTCACCAATGTAAAGATCATCGTTGACGGCCGCTTTGCCGGCCAGATGGAAGAGGAGGATATCCTGGAGGTAACCACGGCCGAAAACCCGCTGCGGCTGATCAGCTCGCCCAATAAGAGCTATTTCGAGATCCTCAGGAATAAATTGAACTGGGGCGGGGGGTGA
- a CDS encoding PHP domain-containing protein codes for MEYIDLHTHSSCSDGTMSPAAVVDWAATSGLKVMALTDHDTMAGVAAALARGRKKGIEVVPGVELSVRHGPTPIHLLGYWPQPDDIGLRQRLQGIQAARQERNQRIVARLNRLGIAVRMEELRQAAADGQIGRPHIARLLVAKGVVKDVNQAFAIYLRRGAAAYVERSRFEANEAIAVIQRAGGMAVLAHPGQLDPSPAVISGLLTALKDQGLAGVEAYYPSHSPKVTSLLKQMAKGLDLVVTGGSDFHGEDRRGALPGLTGPVFRVPYQLYEIMKEKRRISVGKEFQ; via the coding sequence ATGGAATATATTGACTTACATACCCATTCCTCCTGTTCGGACGGCACCATGAGTCCGGCGGCGGTTGTTGACTGGGCCGCGACCTCGGGATTGAAGGTGATGGCCCTGACCGACCATGATACCATGGCCGGGGTGGCGGCGGCCCTGGCCCGGGGCCGGAAAAAGGGCATTGAGGTGGTTCCGGGAGTGGAACTGAGCGTTCGGCACGGCCCCACACCCATTCATCTCCTCGGTTATTGGCCGCAACCGGATGATATCGGGTTGCGGCAACGCCTGCAAGGGATCCAGGCGGCCCGGCAAGAGCGTAACCAGCGGATCGTGGCCAGGCTCAACCGGCTGGGAATCGCGGTCAGGATGGAGGAACTCCGGCAAGCCGCGGCGGACGGTCAGATCGGCCGGCCGCATATAGCCCGGCTGCTGGTGGCAAAGGGGGTTGTCAAGGATGTCAACCAGGCCTTTGCCATCTATCTCCGCCGGGGCGCGGCGGCCTATGTCGAACGGAGCAGGTTCGAGGCCAACGAGGCCATTGCCGTCATCCAGCGGGCCGGCGGCATGGCGGTATTGGCCCATCCCGGCCAACTCGATCCCTCCCCGGCAGTCATCTCCGGACTGCTCACCGCCTTGAAGGATCAAGGCCTGGCCGGGGTGGAGGCCTATTATCCGAGCCATTCCCCCAAGGTCACCTCGTTGCTTAAGCAGATGGCCAAGGGGTTGGACCTGGTTGTTACCGGGGGCAGCGATTTTCACGGCGAGGATCGCCGGGGGGCACTTCCCGGCTTGACAGGCCCGGTGTTTCGTGTTCCCTATCAGCTCTATGAAATCATGAAGGAAAAAAGAAGGATCTCAGTTGGCAAGGAATTTCAATGA
- a CDS encoding YkgJ family cysteine cluster protein: MSLAMDHCRRCGTCCRKGGPALHRQDLEIVRSGRLEYRHLLTIRKGEWAYSPLTGQVEPTTHELVKTANQANEWACSFYDEPNRGCTIYDHRPLECRLLKCWAPEELVAVIGRHTLARTDIISPDNPLLGLVLYHERECPATSLARLVPENSRQAADQDKLAELTALVRKDLAIRRKAIQYLGPAGNEELFFLGRPLFIVLRAHGLVVHEQDGVLQLGWRPAGHNETVKDIAPA, translated from the coding sequence ATGTCCCTTGCCATGGACCATTGCCGCCGCTGCGGCACCTGCTGCCGCAAGGGCGGACCGGCCCTGCACCGGCAAGATCTTGAAATTGTCCGCTCCGGCCGCCTGGAGTACCGCCACCTGCTCACCATCCGCAAGGGCGAGTGGGCCTATTCTCCGCTGACCGGACAGGTGGAGCCCACCACCCATGAGTTGGTCAAGACCGCCAACCAGGCCAACGAATGGGCCTGCTCGTTTTATGACGAGCCGAACCGGGGCTGCACCATTTACGACCATCGGCCGCTTGAATGCCGGCTGCTCAAGTGCTGGGCGCCGGAGGAACTGGTGGCGGTAATCGGCCGCCACACCCTTGCCCGGACCGATATCATCTCCCCGGACAATCCCCTGCTTGGTCTCGTGCTTTACCACGAGCGGGAATGTCCGGCCACCAGCCTGGCCCGCCTGGTCCCGGAGAACAGCAGACAGGCCGCTGACCAGGACAAACTGGCTGAACTGACCGCACTGGTCCGGAAAGACCTGGCCATTCGTCGTAAAGCGATCCAATATTTGGGGCCGGCCGGGAACGAGGAGCTTTTTTTCCTCGGCCGGCCGCTGTTTATCGTTCTCAGGGCCCACGGGCTCGTGGTCCATGAACAAGACGGCGTTCTTCAACTGGGCTGGCGCCCGGCCGGCCACAACGAAACAGTGAAAGACATCGCTCCGGCATGA
- a CDS encoding GGDEF domain-containing protein, protein MLPDTLSVLETLSLIYEDLDLNNVEEKFIDLVDEAFDFDRVALFFVKHKKNILQGKLGKGFDPKAIADIAFPLDTGSLLSSPLANGFPVLAEEKDRNDPLVTRLGINNYVLIPVVNKKRVVCWEIKNCTRTDCPVYGKRWTRCWLVADTKCCNGDVRPEDKPAICANCRIFTDQDMETMEGVLLVDNSISREPIRREAITALSIIAHAVGRAINNSKLYTKTLNEAIKDSLTGIHNRRYFDERFLDEIDRAKRYNESLSLVICDIDRFKQVNDNYGHQVGDMVLTQLADILKKNRRKSDVVARYGGDEFAMLLLNTDKDEAVSVAEKLRLDIEEAGFKAYDADLKITISFGVASFGEQSDTFNSLMSRADKFLYAAKSQGRNRVCSV, encoded by the coding sequence ATGCTGCCTGACACCCTTTCCGTTCTGGAGACCCTGAGCCTGATCTATGAAGACCTTGACCTCAACAATGTCGAGGAAAAATTCATCGACCTGGTTGACGAGGCATTCGACTTTGACCGGGTTGCCCTGTTCTTTGTCAAACATAAGAAAAACATACTCCAGGGCAAGCTGGGCAAGGGTTTTGATCCCAAGGCAATCGCTGACATCGCCTTTCCCCTGGACACGGGCAGTCTTCTCTCTTCGCCGCTGGCCAACGGCTTTCCGGTGCTGGCCGAGGAAAAGGACCGGAACGATCCCCTGGTCACCCGGCTGGGGATCAATAACTATGTCCTGATACCGGTGGTCAACAAAAAAAGGGTCGTCTGCTGGGAGATCAAGAACTGCACCCGGACAGACTGCCCGGTATACGGCAAAAGGTGGACGCGCTGCTGGCTGGTCGCTGACACGAAATGCTGCAACGGCGACGTAAGGCCGGAAGACAAGCCGGCAATCTGCGCCAACTGCCGGATATTCACCGACCAGGACATGGAGACCATGGAGGGGGTCCTGCTGGTTGACAACTCCATTTCCCGGGAACCGATCCGCCGGGAGGCAATCACCGCCCTGTCGATCATCGCCCATGCCGTGGGCCGGGCGATCAACAACTCCAAACTCTACACCAAAACCCTGAACGAGGCGATCAAGGATTCCCTGACCGGGATCCATAACCGCCGCTATTTTGACGAGCGGTTCCTGGATGAAATCGACCGGGCCAAGCGGTACAACGAGTCCCTGAGCCTGGTGATCTGCGACATCGACCGGTTCAAACAGGTTAATGACAACTACGGCCACCAGGTGGGTGACATGGTCCTGACCCAACTGGCCGACATTCTGAAAAAAAACCGCCGCAAAAGCGATGTGGTCGCCCGGTACGGGGGCGATGAGTTCGCCATGCTGCTGTTGAACACCGACAAGGACGAGGCCGTGTCGGTTGCCGAAAAGCTGCGCCTGGATATCGAAGAGGCCGGTTTCAAGGCCTATGACGCTGACCTGAAGATCACCATCAGCTTCGGGGTGGCATCCTTTGGCGAACAAAGCGACACCTTCAACAGCCTGATGTCCAGGGCGGATAAATTCCTCTATGCGGCCAAGTCCCAAGGCAGAAACCGGGTCTGCTCAGTGTAA
- the thiS gene encoding sulfur carrier protein ThiS, whose protein sequence is MKITINGEKQEVEGSVRSIAELLAFNKVESPDMVSVQLNGKIVDRSQYETVLISENDEIDFLYFMGGGAA, encoded by the coding sequence ATGAAGATCACGATAAACGGCGAAAAACAGGAAGTTGAAGGTAGTGTCCGATCCATTGCCGAGCTGTTGGCCTTTAACAAGGTCGAGTCACCGGACATGGTTTCGGTCCAGCTCAACGGTAAAATTGTCGACCGGTCCCAGTATGAAACCGTGTTGATCTCTGAAAACGATGAGATCGATTTTCTCTATTTCATGGGCGGAGGCGCGGCCTGA
- a CDS encoding Rrf2 family transcriptional regulator encodes MLSISSKSRYGLKALLALAESFDQGLLPIKEIAARQDIPRQYLEQIFNQLGKADIIRSTRGKRGGYQLARPPGEIMVSEIIVLLEGGIEFASRTDDPTDVINVLLKQMQEKLLEVLELSLADLLSQLQASRNVPFYTI; translated from the coding sequence ATGCTTTCAATCAGCTCCAAAAGCCGGTACGGCCTCAAGGCCCTGCTGGCCCTGGCGGAATCGTTCGACCAGGGTCTGTTGCCGATCAAGGAGATCGCCGCCCGGCAGGATATACCCCGCCAGTACCTTGAACAGATCTTCAACCAGCTGGGCAAGGCGGACATCATCAGGAGTACGCGCGGCAAGCGGGGCGGTTATCAACTGGCCCGGCCGCCGGGGGAGATCATGGTCTCGGAAATCATCGTTCTCCTTGAGGGCGGAATTGAATTCGCCTCCAGGACCGATGATCCCACCGATGTGATCAACGTCCTCCTGAAACAGATGCAGGAAAAGCTGCTGGAGGTCCTTGAACTCAGTCTTGCCGACCTCCTTTCCCAACTACAGGCGAGCCGGAACGTGCCCTTCTACACGATCTGA